In a genomic window of Shouchella clausii:
- the panC gene encoding pantoate--beta-alanine ligase: protein MIEVGTTGQLQRLLQDAREQGKTIGFVPTMGALHGGHQSLVRACAQTCDLVVVSIYVNPLQFGPHEDYHEYPRQLEKDRVLAEEAGCDVLFCPTDEEMYPDGYTQTVHVKQGANVLCGKSRPGHFDGVATVVLKLFMLVQPDFAFFGEKDAQQVAIIKQLVKEFFLPVTIVACPTVREDDGLAKSSRNANLTPAERQAAPKLYAALRDAAKLPTSQLSDLVQQVRQHLAALPLGSIDYVEAYEYPSLKEVEQSDGIVILALAYQFSKARLIDHILIDMNNRDGGLNDVSDNDESKIASCTGY from the coding sequence ATGATTGAAGTGGGAACAACAGGTCAGTTGCAAAGACTGTTGCAGGACGCACGTGAACAAGGGAAAACGATTGGGTTTGTGCCAACGATGGGTGCATTGCATGGCGGTCACCAGTCGTTGGTGCGTGCCTGTGCGCAAACATGCGACTTGGTCGTTGTGAGCATTTACGTGAACCCACTGCAATTTGGCCCTCACGAGGACTATCATGAATATCCAAGACAATTGGAAAAAGACCGCGTGTTAGCAGAAGAAGCAGGGTGCGATGTGCTGTTTTGCCCAACTGATGAAGAAATGTATCCTGATGGGTATACGCAAACGGTTCATGTGAAGCAAGGTGCGAACGTGTTATGCGGCAAAAGCCGCCCTGGCCATTTTGACGGAGTGGCTACCGTTGTGTTGAAATTGTTTATGCTTGTTCAGCCTGATTTCGCCTTTTTTGGTGAAAAAGACGCGCAGCAAGTCGCCATTATTAAACAACTTGTTAAGGAGTTCTTCCTGCCTGTGACAATTGTTGCTTGTCCAACTGTTCGCGAAGACGACGGCTTGGCGAAGAGCTCCCGCAACGCCAATTTGACGCCGGCAGAACGCCAAGCCGCACCGAAGTTATATGCTGCCCTGCGCGATGCAGCAAAGTTGCCGACAAGCCAACTAAGCGACCTTGTCCAACAAGTGCGGCAACATCTTGCTGCATTGCCTCTAGGCAGCATTGATTATGTCGAAGCGTATGAGTATCCATCCCTTAAAGAAGTTGAGCAAAGTGACGGCATTGTCATTTTGGCTCTCGCTTACCAATTTTCGAAAGCACGTTTAATTGACCACATCTTAATTGACATGAACAATCGCGACGGAGGGTTGAACGATGTATCGGACAATGATGAAAGCAAAATTGCATCGTGCACGGGTTACTGA
- a CDS encoding biotin--[acetyl-CoA-carboxylase] ligase has translation MKGQLLALLQSGAYISGEEMSRKLGVSRTAVWKQLSALREQGYELESAPKKGYRLLSSPDTLLAHDIEAHLQTKTLGRNIHSYDSVASTQPLAHEEAAREAREGTLIVANEQQGARGRLGRQWQSTKGTSLSMSLLLRPDISVNQAPQLTLLAAVAVTRAIEAVSGLVCDIKWPNDILYAGKKLVGILTEMAADPDRVNYCIVGIGINCNQESNDFAETLAGIATSIKLETGNPVQRAKLVAAVMNEFEWLYDEYIKNGFAAIRPLWEARSVSLHTKLSARTPSRIVQGYSLGITDDGRLRIQDEDGQEHLIYSADIELDN, from the coding sequence ATGAAAGGACAGCTATTGGCACTGCTTCAGTCAGGTGCTTACATTTCTGGCGAGGAAATGAGCCGTAAGCTCGGCGTTTCCCGTACAGCCGTGTGGAAGCAGCTATCTGCGCTGAGAGAACAAGGTTACGAGCTTGAATCAGCACCGAAAAAAGGCTATCGATTGCTCTCTTCTCCAGACACTTTGCTTGCCCATGATATCGAAGCACATTTACAAACAAAAACGCTTGGGCGAAACATCCACAGTTATGATTCGGTTGCCTCTACCCAACCTCTTGCCCATGAAGAGGCAGCCCGGGAAGCCCGAGAAGGAACGCTCATTGTCGCAAATGAACAACAAGGGGCAAGAGGCAGGCTTGGCCGCCAATGGCAATCTACGAAGGGGACAAGCCTATCGATGAGCTTGCTTTTACGGCCAGACATTAGCGTTAACCAAGCGCCGCAATTAACGCTTTTGGCTGCTGTAGCTGTCACAAGGGCAATTGAGGCAGTAAGTGGGTTGGTTTGTGACATCAAGTGGCCAAATGATATTTTGTATGCCGGCAAAAAATTGGTAGGCATTTTGACGGAAATGGCTGCTGATCCTGACCGAGTGAACTATTGCATTGTCGGTATCGGCATCAATTGCAATCAGGAGAGCAATGATTTCGCCGAAACTTTAGCCGGAATCGCCACGTCGATTAAGCTAGAAACAGGCAATCCGGTTCAGAGGGCAAAGCTAGTAGCCGCTGTAATGAATGAATTTGAATGGCTGTACGATGAATACATAAAAAACGGCTTTGCTGCGATTCGCCCGCTCTGGGAAGCGCGCTCAGTCAGCCTCCATACGAAACTGTCTGCCCGAACGCCTTCGCGGATTGTACAAGGCTATTCATTAGGCATTACCGATGACGGGCGCTTGCGCATTCAAGACGAGGACGGTCAAGAACACTTGATTTATTCTGCAGACATTGAACTCGACAACTGA
- the panB gene encoding 3-methyl-2-oxobutanoate hydroxymethyltransferase — MKTTKTFKQMKRDGEPIAMLTAYDAPSARLAERAGVDMILVGDSLGMVVLGYDSTVPVSVDDMVLHTKAVKRGAPNTFVVTDMPFLTYHSSFSETAGHVRRLLQEAGADAVKLEGGADIASTVQRLTAAGVPVVGHIGLTPQSVGVLGGYRVQGRAQEEGEQLLADAQALEQAGAFAIVVECVPKQLGALLAKEINVPIIGIGAGAETDGQVLVYHDVIGYESERVAKFVKQYTAVSPIIEEGLVSYVTDVKQRAFPEEAHTYTTNDTGWLAVYGGDKK; from the coding sequence GTGAAAACAACAAAAACGTTTAAACAAATGAAGCGAGATGGTGAGCCGATTGCGATGCTTACGGCTTATGATGCACCCTCTGCCCGCTTGGCAGAACGAGCTGGCGTAGACATGATCCTTGTCGGCGATTCCCTCGGAATGGTGGTGCTTGGTTACGACTCCACGGTTCCTGTGAGCGTTGATGATATGGTTCTGCATACGAAAGCAGTCAAACGCGGGGCGCCAAACACATTTGTTGTCACAGACATGCCGTTTTTAACGTACCATAGCTCGTTTTCTGAAACGGCTGGCCATGTGCGTAGGCTGTTGCAAGAGGCAGGAGCCGATGCGGTAAAGCTGGAAGGTGGCGCAGACATTGCCAGTACTGTGCAACGTCTAACGGCAGCAGGTGTGCCTGTTGTTGGCCATATCGGCTTGACGCCACAATCAGTCGGTGTTTTAGGCGGCTATCGCGTGCAAGGAAGGGCGCAAGAGGAAGGCGAGCAGTTGCTTGCTGATGCACAGGCATTGGAACAAGCTGGCGCGTTTGCCATTGTCGTTGAGTGTGTTCCAAAGCAGCTTGGCGCATTGTTGGCTAAAGAAATCAACGTGCCGATTATTGGCATTGGCGCTGGAGCAGAGACAGACGGCCAAGTTCTTGTTTATCACGACGTGATTGGCTACGAGTCGGAACGAGTGGCGAAATTTGTCAAACAATATACGGCTGTATCGCCAATCATTGAGGAAGGGCTCGTCTCTTATGTCACTGATGTGAAACAACGGGCATTTCCAGAAGAAGCCCATACGTATACAACGAACGACACAGGCTGGTTGGCTGTGTATGGGGGCGACAAAAAATGA